In Lepisosteus oculatus isolate fLepOcu1 chromosome 15, fLepOcu1.hap2, whole genome shotgun sequence, one genomic interval encodes:
- the rpl8 gene encoding large ribosomal subunit protein uL2, translating to MGRVIRGQRKGAGSVFKAHVKHRKGAAKLRSIDFAERHGYIKGIVKDIIHDPGRGAPLAKVVFRDPYRFKKRMELFVAAEGIHTGQFIYCGKKAQLNIGNVLPVGTMPEGTIVCCLEEKPGDRGKLARASGNYATVISHNPETKKSRVKLPSGSKKVISSANRAIVGIVAGGGRIDKPILKAGRAYHKYKAKRNCWPRVRGVAMNPVEHPFGGGNHQHIGKPSTIRRDAPAGRKVGLIAARRTGRLRGTKTVQEKEN from the exons ATGGGTCGCGTCATCAGAGGCCAGAGGAAGGGTGCTGGGTCGGTCTTCAAAGCTCACGTCAAGCACAGGAAGGGTGCAGCAAAGCTCCGATCCATTGACTTTGCTGAGCGTCATGGCTACATCAAGGGGATTGTGAAG GATATCATTCATGATCCCGGCCGTGGGGCCCCCTTGGCCAAGGTGGTCTTCCGGGACCCTTACCGGTTCAAGAAGAGGATGGAGCTCTTTGTGGCAGCCGAGGGCATCCACACCGGCCAGTTCATCTACTGCGGGAAGAAGG CTCAGCTCAACATTGGGAATGTGCTCCCAGTGGGCACCATGCCCGAGGGTACCATTGTGTGCTGCCTGGAAGAGAAGCCAGGTGACCGTGGCAAGCTAGCCCGTGCTTCTGGAAACTACGCCACTGTCATCTCCCACAACCCCGAAACAAAGAAATCCCGAGTGAAGCTTCCCTCCGGATCCAAGAAGGTCATCTCCTCGGCCAACAGAGCTATTGTTG GTATTGTTGCTGGTGGTGGTCGTATTGACAAGCCCATCCTGAAGGCAGGCCGTGCCTACCACAAGTACAAGGCCAAGAGGAACTGCTGGCCTCGTGTCCGTGGTGTGGCTATGAAT CCTGTTGAACATCCCTTCGGTGGTGGTAACCATCAGCACATCGGCAAGCCCTCCACCATCAGGAGGGACGCCCCTGCTGGGCGTAAGGTCGGTCTCATCGCTGCCCGTCGTACTGGCAGACTGCGTGGAACAAAGACCGTCCAGGAGAAGGAAAACTAA